One Trichoplusia ni isolate ovarian cell line Hi5 chromosome 23 unlocalized genomic scaffold, tn1 tig00003606_group22, whole genome shotgun sequence genomic window carries:
- the LOC113506727 gene encoding uncharacterized protein LOC113506727, producing the protein MNRVPLFNEFRLIERSESDINGVWKGAHLLLFFLAFVFGSFCTFCFHMLMYLFDEKCVLFPKLLSLTSLRHNVIYEFIPSSKDLADMPVDFLSTQWVEKSTCSLPTYVPLVSGIFGLVWTTMFLMCSTGSRTLTGLQRPWRVLPPVFVFSLAMGGLCIYSSAVTHYGLQELCLKLGEITGSSTCTYTVNVATLTYERRIRGVYQATRLTILSAWLHTACWLLSALLALVRVLLAVDFQLVCVHVRLHGDVEKILEKDEVQIRTVSPDPFERDSFTDVYSKSLLRNIGDDDQGEITMLFDDSETVRHSDLLEEQISELSLVPDEKRKLVRLRAYKAVEKAHQFIVRDLYNLLYTMVIPESPIESVSMAGSLTSVVSSRSVGDISSRQISINRQVGRENVASQPKDVKPFESAQEDPTLDFPDEVEEIMKSESFVSLERMVRKVKEVFDFRKQRIEFEQPTTSRALESRSESVLNLSVEMRNLLDLDEEKLNQTKKSNLKTIGVQTDKSKKRKRSVRVKIADRDSSQPETETESDTSPDLKDEVDKETQTGPKEKQD; encoded by the exons ATGAACAGGGTCCCATTATTTAACGAATTTAGATTGATCGAGAGAAGTGAATCTGATATCAATGGAGTTTGGAAAG GCGCCCACCTCCTGCTGTTCTTCCTGGCCTTCGTGTTCGGCTCGTTCTGCACGTTTTGCTTTCACATGCTGATGTACCTGTTCGATGAGAAATGCGTCTTGTTCCCCAAGCTACTCTCGTTGACGTCATTGCGGCATAACGTCATCTATGAGTTCATACCATCTAGCAAGGATCTTGCTGACA TGCCAGTGGACTTCCTGAGCACTCAATGGGTTGAGAAGAGCACGTGTTCCCTGCCGACGTACGTGCCGCTGGTGTCGGGTATCTTCGGCTTAGTGTGGACCACCATGTTCCTTATGTGTTCCACGGGCAGTAGGACCTTGACAGG gttGCAGCGTCCGTGGCGAGTGCTGCCGCCAGTGTTCGTGTTCTCTCTGGCGATGGGTGGTCTCTGTATTTACTCGTCCGCCGTCACCCACTATGGCCTACAAGAACTTTGTCTTAAACTCGGAGAAATCACTGGGAGTTCAAC GTGTACGTATACTGTGAATGTGGCGACCCTGACATATGAGCGTCGCATCCGAGGCGTGTACCAAGCCACCCGCCTGACGATCCTGTCGGCCTGGCTGCACACCGCCTGCTGGCTGCTCTCCGCACTGCTCGCCCTGGTGCGCGTCCTACTCGCCGTAGACTTCCAACTTGTTTGCGTCCACGTACGACTTCACGGAGATGTCGAGAAAATTCTG GAAAAGGATGAAGTCCAAATTAGAACAGTCTCCCCTGATCCTTTTGAAAGAGATAGCTTCACTGATGTTTACAGCAAATCACTATTAAGAAATATTGGCGACGACGATCAAGGTGAAATAACAATGTTGTTTGATGACTCGGAAACAGTCCGGCACTCCGACTTACTAGAAGAACAAATTTCCGAACTATCGCTAGTTCCTGACGAAAAGAGGAAACTAGTGAGATTAAGAGCATACAAAGCTGTCGAGAAAGCCCACCAATTTATAGTAAGAGACTTGTATAACTTACTATATACAATGGTCATACCTGAATCTCCAATAGAGTCAGTCTCAATGGCCGGTTCTCTCACCAGTGTCGTTTCTAGTCGCTCCGTCGGCGATATTTCAAGTCGTCAAATAAGCATCAACAGACAAGTCGGTAGAGAAAACGTTGCATCCCAACCGAAAGATGTAAAGCCATTTGAGAGTGCACAAGAAGACCCAACACTTGATTTCCCTGATGAAGTTGAAGAGATAATGAAATCAGAAAGTTTCGTGAGCCTGGAACGTATGGTAAGAAAAGTTAAAGAAGTTTTTGATTTTAGAAAACAGAGAATTGAATTCGAACAGCCTACTACCTCAAGGGCCCTGGAGAGTCGTTCAGAATCAGTATTAAACTTGTCTGTTGAAATGAGAAATCTTTTAGACTTAGATGAAGAGAAACTAAACCAAACAAAGAAATCGAATTTAAAAACGATTGGTGTACAAACTGACAAGAGTAAGAAACGTAAACGCTCCGTACGAGTCAAGATAGCAGACAGAGACAGCAGCCAACCAGAAACCGAGACCGAATCTGACACTTCACCCGATCTAAAGGATGAAGTTGACAAAGAAACGCAAACCGGTCCTAAGGAAAAACAAGACTGA